One Pectobacterium colocasium DNA segment encodes these proteins:
- the dusA gene encoding tRNA dihydrouridine(20/20a) synthase DusA: MTDVKSGTHHTVSADSRASRLNRFSIAPMLDWTDRHCRYFLRQLTSQTLMYTEMVTTGAILHGKGDYLAYSEEEHPIALQLGGSDPQALAQCAKLAEQRGYDEVNLNVGCPSDRVQNGRFGACLMGEAALVADCIKAMKDSTSIPITVKTRIGIDDQDSYEFLCEFIQTVAERGECDTFIVHARKAWLSGLSPKENREIPPLDYPRVYQLKRDFPALTLAINGGVKTLEEAKTHLQHLDGVMMGREAYQNPGILAQVDQELFGIDAATPDLAGVVRAMYPYIERELSGGAALGHITRHMLGMFQGIPGARQWRRYLSENAHKPGADAAVVERALALVNLV, from the coding sequence ATGACCGACGTAAAATCAGGTACACACCATACGGTATCAGCCGACTCCCGCGCTTCTCGCCTTAACCGCTTCTCCATCGCGCCGATGCTCGACTGGACCGATCGCCATTGTCGTTACTTTCTGCGCCAGTTGACTAGCCAAACATTGATGTATACTGAAATGGTCACGACGGGCGCGATTCTGCATGGCAAAGGCGACTACCTGGCCTACAGCGAGGAAGAACATCCGATAGCGCTACAACTCGGCGGCAGCGATCCGCAAGCACTGGCGCAATGTGCCAAACTGGCAGAGCAGCGCGGCTATGATGAAGTTAACCTGAACGTCGGCTGTCCGTCCGATCGCGTACAGAATGGCCGTTTCGGTGCCTGCCTGATGGGTGAAGCCGCGCTGGTGGCAGACTGCATCAAGGCAATGAAAGACAGCACCTCCATTCCGATTACGGTGAAAACCCGCATCGGGATTGACGATCAAGACAGCTACGAGTTCCTGTGCGAGTTTATTCAAACCGTCGCCGAACGCGGTGAGTGCGATACCTTTATCGTCCACGCACGCAAAGCCTGGCTATCAGGCCTTAGCCCGAAAGAAAATCGTGAAATTCCGCCGCTGGATTATCCGCGCGTTTACCAGCTCAAACGCGATTTCCCCGCGCTCACCCTCGCTATCAACGGCGGCGTCAAAACGCTGGAAGAAGCCAAAACGCATTTGCAGCATCTGGACGGGGTGATGATGGGGCGTGAGGCCTACCAGAATCCCGGTATTCTGGCGCAGGTTGACCAAGAACTGTTTGGCATTGATGCCGCCACGCCGGATCTGGCTGGCGTGGTACGTGCCATGTACCCTTATATCGAACGCGAACTCTCAGGTGGTGCAGCATTAGGCCACATCACGCGTCACATGCTCGGCATGTTTCAGGGCATCCCCGGCGCGCGCCAGTGGCGACGCTACCTGAGTGAAAACGCCCACAAACCCGGTGCCGATGCGGCGGTGGTAGAGCGTGCGCTGGCGCTGGTTAATCTGGTTTAA
- a CDS encoding IS110 family transposase yields the protein MNNYTPVGVDIAKHLIQVHFIDKHRGEVVDKQLRRQDVLTFFSNREPCLIGMEACGGSQHWARELKKLGHQVRLLQAKFVKAFLMGNKNDVMDSRAIWMAVQQPGRGIAVKSEEQQAVLALHRMRRQWVKFRTAQTNALHGLLLEFGETVRKGRTALDKALPVALERLKNRLPLFLIAQIEEQHRRLSELDAQINGIEQQLTALAKQNETCRRLMAIPGVGPLIATAAVATMGEAHAFRSGREFAAYVGLVPKQTGTGGKVRLLGISKRGDTYLRTLFIHGARAASLLAKEPGPWITELKKRRPTSVAIVAMANKLARTVWAVAAHEREYRKDYVSIRPY from the coding sequence ATGAATAACTATACCCCTGTTGGCGTTGATATCGCAAAACACCTGATTCAGGTTCACTTCATCGACAAACATCGCGGCGAAGTGGTGGATAAACAGCTGCGACGTCAGGATGTTCTGACCTTCTTCAGCAACCGTGAACCCTGCCTGATTGGTATGGAAGCCTGTGGCGGCTCTCAGCACTGGGCCCGGGAGTTGAAGAAACTTGGTCATCAGGTTCGCCTGCTTCAGGCGAAATTCGTCAAAGCCTTCCTGATGGGCAACAAGAACGATGTCATGGACTCCCGCGCCATATGGATGGCGGTCCAGCAACCGGGACGGGGGATTGCCGTAAAGAGCGAAGAGCAGCAGGCCGTTCTGGCACTGCATCGCATGCGCCGCCAGTGGGTGAAGTTCCGCACCGCGCAGACCAATGCCCTGCATGGCTTACTGCTCGAATTTGGTGAAACAGTACGCAAAGGACGTACCGCGCTGGACAAGGCTCTGCCCGTGGCGCTGGAGAGGCTGAAAAACCGCCTGCCGCTGTTCCTCATCGCCCAGATTGAAGAGCAGCACCGTCGCTTGAGTGAGCTGGATGCTCAGATTAACGGCATTGAGCAACAACTGACGGCGCTGGCGAAACAGAACGAGACCTGCCGACGGCTGATGGCTATACCCGGCGTAGGGCCACTGATAGCCACGGCGGCGGTGGCTACGATGGGCGAGGCTCATGCGTTCCGGTCGGGACGGGAGTTCGCGGCCTATGTCGGACTCGTCCCAAAACAGACCGGCACTGGCGGCAAGGTTCGCCTGCTGGGGATAAGCAAACGCGGTGACACCTACCTGCGTACGCTGTTTATCCATGGAGCGAGGGCAGCGAGCCTGTTGGCGAAAGAGCCGGGACCGTGGATAACGGAGTTAAAGAAACGGCGGCCGACCAGTGTGGCGATAGTCGCGATGGCCAACAAACTGGCGCGCACGGTGTGGGCGGTGGCGGCGCACGAACGGGAGTACCGGAAAGATTACGTCAGCATCAGGCCGTATTAA
- the pspG gene encoding envelope stress response protein PspG has protein sequence MLEIFFVIGFFIMLMLTGVSLLGVIAALFVASLFMLIGGLFSMAIKVLPWLILAVVAVWLWRKFSGRPVYNSHRYTYRKYTYRQRNGNEW, from the coding sequence ATGTTGGAAATTTTCTTCGTTATTGGCTTTTTTATCATGCTGATGTTGACGGGCGTGTCACTGCTGGGCGTGATTGCAGCACTGTTTGTGGCGTCCCTTTTTATGCTGATTGGCGGGCTGTTTAGTATGGCGATAAAGGTGCTGCCGTGGTTAATTTTAGCCGTTGTGGCGGTGTGGCTGTGGCGCAAATTCAGCGGGCGTCCCGTCTACAATTCGCACCGCTATACCTATCGAAAATACACTTATCGCCAACGCAACGGGAATGAGTGGTAA